Within Rothia sp. ZJ932, the genomic segment ACGAATCTATGACCAACCTTCGTGCCGCCATGAGCCTGATGGGCAACGAAACTGGTATGCGAACCGGCAACAGCCTTGAGCAGTGGAATGAACAGTTGGGTTTGCTAGAACGAATCCGCGAAACTCTCAAAGAGTTCACGGGTGATATCTTCGAACGCCCGGTGACCGATTTAATCGCTGCGACCGCCTCGGGTAGCTGGCGACGCGAACGCGGCATCGAGATGAGCACCATGCAACGCTCACGCCTGCGTAAAGCTGCCAAGGAATACATTCGCCCCGGCGTACACCTGGGCGATATTCACGATGCGCTGGTTGTGGTGCAAAGCCAGCGCGAAGAGTGGATTACCTGGGCAGCAGAGGGCAGCCTTCCTGTACCACCGGCAAACCTTGACGAATTGCGCGCTCATCATGATGAGTTGCGTGCCGAATTTACCGGTCTCGAACTCGTTCTCGAAAACAGCCCTCAGGGCAATGATTTTATTACCGCACCGGCGGCAGATATACTCAAACGCTTGAGTCACCTCATCGATGACGAATACCTGTTGCACACCCTGCCTGAGCGCGATGGCTTGATTCGTTCACTCACAGAACAGGGCCTCGGCGAGCTGCTGGATGACTTACGCGAGCGTCAAATTCCCGCTGAACACGCACCCGCTGAACTAGAGCTTGCCTGGTGGCAGACTGCTCTGGAAATGATGATCGCTTCGCAAGAAATTGAAATTCTTGACGGCAACCAGCTAAGAGAACTCGAAGCTCGCTTCCGCCGTGCAGACTACCGTCATATCGCGTCCACCCCTGCACGCTTGCTACACCGCTTGGCGATGCAGTGGCAAAAAGCGATCAGCGAGTACGCCGATGAAGCTGCATACCTTAAATCTCACCTGCGTGCCCACGAGTTTAGCCTTTATGAGATTCTCACCCACGCCCCGCACCTAGCCACTACTCTCTACCCTCTGTGGGTTTCTTCGCCCTTTGCTATCAGCCGCAAGATTCCTGCCCATCAACGCTTTGACACGGTGATTCTCTTGGACGCTGAATCGACCCCGCTGGCAGCTAACCTACCAGCGATTACTCGCGCAGACCAGGTCATTGCCTTCGGCGACTCGGTGAGCGGTCGCCCTGTACCCTTCATGGTGTCAGCAGTTGCCCACAACGCAGTGATGGACGTTGATGACAATTTGGAATCCACCATCGATGTGCTAGCAAAGATCGTTCCTCAGCGCTCGCTCGCCATCGTCAACCGTGCCATAGACCCCGCTCTCTTTAGCTACTTGAATGAGCACTACTACAACGGTCAGCTCATCCACTACCCCTGGGGTGAAGAAATCACCGAGAGCGTCGCGGGGCTCAGCGTGGAATACGTGAGCCTTGAGGGGCGTATGAGCGATAACGCCAGCATGGATTCCCCCTCCGTTGAGGTGGAGCAGGTGGGGTGGCGCGTCATTGAGCATGCCATCAAGCGTCCCCACCAGTCGCTGGCGGTCATTGCCTCTACCGCGCGTCATGCCCAGCGTATTGCTGATTTCGTGCGTCGAGCGTTGGAAAGCTACCCGCAGGCAGCTGGGTTCTTTGCCCCCGGTAAAGAACCTTTCCGCGTTGTCAATGTTGCCCGCGCCGAAACTATTGAACGCGATGTTGTTTTTGTGGCGCTGGGGTTCGGGCGCGCTCCGCATAAACCGGAGGTCCACTCTCTCGGGGAATTCTCGGAGGCACACGGTGGCAAGCATTTTGTAACAGCGATGACTCGTGCCCGCCACGAAACCCGCATCATCACCAGCCTGAGCCTGGACGATATGAACCCGGCTCTGCTCAAAGGGGGCGCACTCGATATATACCGTTTGATCCAGGAGTACTCACGCCAACAAGAAGCTGATACCGAAATGGCTTTCGGTGCGCAGATTACCGACAAGCTGCCAGCCAATGAGTTCTTGACGAACGATGCAATTGAGGCAACCGATATGGGAGACTGGCTACTCAACGATTTGGTGCGCCGTCTTAAAGAGCGCGGGGCTCGCGTTCACTCTTCTGAAAATAACGATATTTCTTTGGTTGTCACCGCTGAGGGAGAGTCCCTCTCTGCTGGTGCCATGCGCAGCCCGCGTGCCCGCGCTATGCTCCACGACGGGGCAAGTATGCGTATTCCCCTTGCTGTTTCCTCTGATGGGGCAGACTCTTGGGCTGACTTATCGGTGCGTGAACGTACCCGCCTTCTGCCTGAGCGTCTGGCACGCACCGGGTGGAACTATCTGACCCTGTGGACCATCGAAGTGTTCTCGGATCCTGAGGCTGTAGTGGAGCGTATGAGCACCTACCTGGGGATGGGGGAGCACAAGGCATCATGACCGAGAGAAAAGAGCCAGAGTACTCGTCTACCCCGCGTGCCCGGCGCGGCAATAGGCGAGCCACCGGCGGTAGCGCTGTCGGTGGTTCAGAACCCCGCCTTGCAGGACTGACTCCATCTGCTACCCCCGTGGAGCAATCACAG encodes:
- a CDS encoding DNA helicase; its protein translation is MSESAQNQQQDYTAADSFNEESAAGLERWAEQMDLYTGPDALLDFNQVDYVHIDLSNANPSGVAQLMMGRKTRLSTILREKSLLESGMSAARVLRAKIFELETEHGLDAGYFVAGTASWLSRDLGSAQRLATEKRFIAPILLAPLAITPHTSGDDFELRLTGAAKLNPALVRQLRKEYNIDLSSMDVAALANSMSRLDPEPVIDRMRSSTAKIPGMMIESKYLVSTFADLKESTGALPATAHTKVVRDLAALKSGIELSSHAPVAVNPLPPIDTRPVADEFLVADADASAQEVVDLASSGHSLAITSAPGTDDIRTALNIASTLMSQNKSVLIVGEKSSTLRTIAAQTAALGLGDTVFDVLKDRESEETRQLLIQAIVRNENAVEPDYSEVYAELETTRNQLAEHLNALKYTESRWGCSPFDAMQTLAALTAQQPAPSTHVRFNRDVMDALTDRSATTRQLVRLGELAGYRSSTQFSPWHQATLVDTQESQAAHELVKSLHESMTNLRAAMSLMGNETGMRTGNSLEQWNEQLGLLERIRETLKEFTGDIFERPVTDLIAATASGSWRRERGIEMSTMQRSRLRKAAKEYIRPGVHLGDIHDALVVVQSQREEWITWAAEGSLPVPPANLDELRAHHDELRAEFTGLELVLENSPQGNDFITAPAADILKRLSHLIDDEYLLHTLPERDGLIRSLTEQGLGELLDDLRERQIPAEHAPAELELAWWQTALEMMIASQEIEILDGNQLRELEARFRRADYRHIASTPARLLHRLAMQWQKAISEYADEAAYLKSHLRAHEFSLYEILTHAPHLATTLYPLWVSSPFAISRKIPAHQRFDTVILLDAESTPLAANLPAITRADQVIAFGDSVSGRPVPFMVSAVAHNAVMDVDDNLESTIDVLAKIVPQRSLAIVNRAIDPALFSYLNEHYYNGQLIHYPWGEEITESVAGLSVEYVSLEGRMSDNASMDSPSVEVEQVGWRVIEHAIKRPHQSLAVIASTARHAQRIADFVRRALESYPQAAGFFAPGKEPFRVVNVARAETIERDVVFVALGFGRAPHKPEVHSLGEFSEAHGGKHFVTAMTRARHETRIITSLSLDDMNPALLKGGALDIYRLIQEYSRQQEADTEMAFGAQITDKLPANEFLTNDAIEATDMGDWLLNDLVRRLKERGARVHSSENNDISLVVTAEGESLSAGAMRSPRARAMLHDGASMRIPLAVSSDGADSWADLSVRERTRLLPERLARTGWNYLTLWTIEVFSDPEAVVERMSTYLGMGEHKAS